In Bacillus sp. SB49, a single window of DNA contains:
- a CDS encoding TetR/AcrR family transcriptional regulator, whose protein sequence is MTPRKPIEQQVEQEAILNVARDLFVKKGFRDVSMRKIAAELEMSHGMIYYHFNNKAGLFYAVVAKDFALLDEILEEIMKGEADPVQKLKHLFVAYMKFGIDYSSHYEMMFLIKDEQLNTLMNEEPNRSYERFAKAVAALVGPKCATTQSIWSAFLSLHGFVVHYYKTGQTFNEMKSLVEGHAEFIIKSLDI, encoded by the coding sequence ATTACACCTAGAAAACCGATCGAACAGCAAGTAGAACAAGAAGCTATATTGAACGTCGCGAGAGATCTCTTTGTAAAGAAAGGATTCAGAGATGTGTCCATGCGGAAGATCGCTGCCGAGCTGGAAATGAGCCATGGAATGATTTATTATCATTTCAATAATAAAGCCGGTTTATTTTATGCTGTCGTAGCCAAAGACTTCGCGCTCCTCGATGAAATCCTGGAAGAAATAATGAAGGGAGAAGCAGATCCTGTACAAAAGTTGAAACACCTATTCGTCGCCTACATGAAATTCGGTATCGATTACTCCAGTCATTATGAAATGATGTTTCTAATCAAAGATGAGCAATTGAACACGCTCATGAATGAGGAGCCGAATAGGAGTTATGAACGGTTTGCCAAGGCAGTTGCTGCGCTTGTCGGGCCTAAATGCGCAACGACCCAGAGCATCTGGTCGGCGTTTTTATCCTTACACGGTTTCGTCGTTCACTATTACAAGACAGGGCAGACGTTTAACGAAATGAAAAGTCTCGTAGAAGGTCATGCAGAATTTATTATAAAATCACTGGATATATAA